Proteins from a genomic interval of Pelagibaculum spongiae:
- a CDS encoding septal ring lytic transglycosylase RlpA family protein — MNFFTVGMLSSRLVLLAPAVLLLVSCGGVLPKKIGSNTDGPPSQSQLIKEDVSLIKAEPQVIDEPKSRYGNPSSYQVFGKTYRVMESVQAGYTEQGLASWYGKKFHGRLTSNREVYDMFALSAAHKSLPLPSYVRVTRLDNQQSLVLRVNDRGPFHEGRVIDLSWAAAKRLGITESGTAKVKVEVLTAETDARQTMQTARRAPVKTLQPIKNNKDASGNRLITGTSEKIISNAITATSALAAGQTVAAAAPVVRPPEFQSAAMAVENSPSSHAINQPANITDKLEPAINARLPKKDLPLMSANTPTVISNSLDGKSEEKYWLQLGAFSEKARAMALIKTLAKQNTEWPLFVEQSKKDQLWRVKLGPVKQSAQAEAYKQQLQAQGVSVHSVR; from the coding sequence GTGAATTTTTTTACAGTAGGGATGCTGTCATCTCGGCTGGTGCTATTAGCACCGGCCGTTTTGTTATTGGTTAGTTGTGGTGGTGTGCTGCCAAAAAAGATTGGATCGAATACCGATGGCCCACCTAGCCAAAGCCAATTGATTAAAGAAGATGTTTCTTTAATTAAAGCAGAGCCCCAGGTAATCGATGAGCCGAAAAGTCGTTATGGCAATCCGTCGAGTTACCAGGTGTTTGGCAAAACCTATCGAGTAATGGAATCGGTTCAAGCCGGATATACCGAGCAAGGGCTAGCCTCTTGGTATGGCAAAAAATTCCATGGCCGGCTGACTTCCAATCGAGAAGTCTATGACATGTTTGCGCTTTCAGCGGCGCATAAAAGCTTACCTTTGCCTAGTTATGTGCGAGTAACGCGGCTAGATAATCAGCAGTCATTAGTATTACGAGTCAATGATCGCGGCCCGTTTCATGAAGGGCGAGTGATTGATTTATCTTGGGCCGCTGCCAAGCGTTTAGGTATTACCGAAAGTGGTACTGCCAAGGTAAAAGTAGAGGTTTTGACTGCTGAAACCGATGCACGACAAACCATGCAAACGGCACGGCGTGCACCAGTAAAAACGCTTCAACCGATTAAAAATAATAAAGACGCTAGCGGTAATCGATTAATTACGGGTACATCTGAAAAAATAATTTCTAATGCTATCACAGCAACAAGTGCTTTAGCAGCCGGTCAAACAGTTGCCGCAGCAGCTCCTGTTGTTAGGCCTCCGGAGTTTCAATCAGCTGCAATGGCGGTGGAAAATTCTCCTTCAAGTCACGCTATAAACCAACCAGCAAACATCACCGATAAACTGGAACCAGCAATTAATGCACGCTTGCCTAAAAAGGATTTACCATTGATGTCTGCCAATACACCAACAGTAATTAGTAACAGCCTTGATGGTAAGTCAGAGGAGAAGTATTGGCTGCAGCTAGGGGCATTTTCAGAAAAAGCCCGCGCCATGGCGCTAATAAAAACGCTGGCTAAGCAGAATACTGAATGGCCGCTATTTGTTGAGCAAAGTAAAAAAGACCAGTTGTGGCGGGTTAAGCTCGGTCCAGTTAAACAAAGCGCCCAAGCTGAAGCTTATAAACAGCAATTACAAGCGCAGGGTGTGTCGGTGCATTCAGTTCGTTGA
- a CDS encoding response regulator transcription factor → MNTENTKPYILLVEDDLELAKLTANYLDKNGFHVETVSNGSDAVEVILRTQPALLILDLMLPGKDGMDICKEVRNQFSAPILMLTAKSDDIDQILGLEIGADDYLCKPAEPRLLLARVKALLRRNDRSQQDSNNQQLFRFGNLSIDKRRRSVKVDQNDVDLNTQEFELLCCLADNAGHVLSRDDIFQQVRGFEYDGVSRFVDITISHLRNKLNDNGSKPQRIKTVFGKGYMLNDL, encoded by the coding sequence ATGAACACAGAAAATACTAAGCCTTATATTCTTCTGGTAGAAGATGATTTAGAGCTGGCTAAGTTAACCGCAAATTATCTGGATAAAAATGGTTTCCATGTTGAAACTGTTTCCAATGGAAGTGATGCCGTTGAAGTTATATTACGAACCCAGCCTGCATTGTTAATTCTTGATTTAATGTTGCCGGGAAAAGATGGCATGGACATTTGCAAGGAAGTCCGCAACCAATTTAGCGCACCGATATTAATGCTGACAGCAAAGTCAGATGATATCGACCAGATCCTTGGCCTAGAAATTGGCGCAGATGATTACCTGTGTAAACCGGCAGAACCCAGGTTGCTACTGGCCAGAGTCAAGGCTTTACTTCGTCGCAACGACCGTAGCCAGCAAGATAGCAACAACCAACAACTTTTCCGCTTTGGTAATTTAAGCATCGACAAACGCCGTAGAAGCGTCAAAGTTGACCAAAACGATGTCGATTTAAATACTCAAGAATTTGAATTACTATGCTGCCTTGCCGACAACGCCGGACATGTATTATCGCGAGATGATATTTTCCAACAAGTTCGTGGCTTTGAATATGACGGTGTATCGCGTTTTGTCGATATCACAATTTCACATTTAAGAAACAAGTTAAATGACAATGGCAGCAAACCACAACGGATCAAAACCGTTTTTGGTAAAGGTTATATGCTGAACGATTTATAA
- a CDS encoding HNH endonuclease signature motif containing protein: MHRFPKIMLGTCLVASLFLTACEDTSTDPTAPVDPTDPTTPVDPTDPTDPTDPTDPTDPTDPTDPTDPTDPTDPTDPTDPTDPTDPTDPTDPTDPTDPPTPTDPALITYYKDAENLTGYALKTALFNIIKDHSSRSYNALWDFYEEYEIDSYYENDGSILDMYSENPNGTDSYNYEKVTNQCGNYRGEGSCYNREHSFPKSWFGGKRAPMNSDVHHIVASDGYVNGKRGNLPYGDVGAATWTSSNGSKVGSAASNLGFSGTVFEPIDEFKGDLARGYFYMATRYQNVIGSWETNSSNSNAVLDGSSDVVFEPWALKLLMKWHRQDPVSKKETDRNAGAQKHQGNRNPFIDHPEYVDVIWGN; the protein is encoded by the coding sequence ATGCATAGATTTCCGAAAATAATGCTTGGTACATGTTTGGTGGCTTCGCTGTTTTTAACGGCTTGTGAAGACACATCAACAGATCCAACAGCGCCGGTTGATCCAACTGATCCGACAACGCCGGTCGATCCGACAGATCCAACAGATCCAACAGATCCAACAGACCCGACAGATCCGACAGATCCGACAGATCCGACAGATCCGACAGATCCGACAGATCCAACAGATCCAACAGATCCGACAGATCCAACAGATCCAACAGATCCAACAGATCCAACAGATCCAACAGATCCGCCAACGCCGACAGATCCAGCGCTAATTACTTATTATAAAGATGCGGAAAATTTGACCGGTTATGCGTTAAAGACGGCATTATTTAATATCATTAAAGATCACAGCAGCCGTAGTTATAACGCTCTATGGGACTTTTATGAGGAATATGAAATTGATAGCTATTATGAAAATGATGGTTCAATTTTAGATATGTATTCAGAAAATCCGAATGGTACAGATAGCTATAATTATGAGAAAGTAACGAATCAGTGTGGTAATTATCGTGGCGAAGGTAGCTGCTATAACCGCGAGCACTCTTTTCCTAAAAGCTGGTTTGGTGGAAAACGAGCGCCAATGAATTCGGATGTTCACCATATTGTTGCTTCCGATGGTTATGTTAATGGTAAGCGCGGCAATCTGCCATATGGTGACGTAGGCGCAGCGACTTGGACTTCTAGCAACGGCTCAAAAGTGGGTTCTGCAGCATCAAACTTAGGTTTTTCTGGTACAGTTTTTGAGCCAATCGATGAGTTCAAAGGTGATTTAGCACGCGGTTATTTCTATATGGCAACGCGCTATCAAAATGTCATTGGTAGTTGGGAAACTAATTCCAGTAATTCTAATGCGGTATTGGATGGATCTAGCGATGTAGTGTTTGAGCCATGGGCATTAAAATTACTCATGAAATGGCACAGGCAAGACCCAGTCAGTAAGAAAGAAACAGACCGAAATGCTGGCGCACAAAAGCATCAGGGAAATCGAAATCCGTTTATCGATCATCCTGAATATGTAGATGTGATCTGGGGGAATTAA
- a CDS encoding ATP-binding protein — translation MGSIFFRIYSSMLLAFLSIAFAAYVGIAQVNQYRLSEYLDQVAKGTFTLIAEGLARHEGVKQLQWLEAVKRLTQLDLSIKSLAALPLSSGETSQLLNQHFLIKANHKEELALIYVKVPNQSHLYLSGKLKDINEPLSRVTALLILNELGRNPKETRLQVLKQLQSRFGFPIAKVDIYQSGLRGSQINRIKKGDTVVLLESTVSDQPKIFVYAPYGNSGDLLTLGPIPLFNWYPKNLLALLGLLAISLAAAMSYLCVKPLEGRLKKMTEQVSSLGLRGQFSKIDVKGSDAISDFARQVNQMSLQIHSLLENQRELTLAVSHDLKTPVARLKFRMAELEELLSDYMDPIGLPDCEQTVNGIYRDIKQLESLLQEILSYASLDRINNNMEQSPFDLGVETQTLASELSLTYPTLTITQPVAPFTAFGNPQLIRRAIENLLSNACRYASGTIEICLKQTSNLYIVTIIDDGPGIAEQQAQKIFEPFYRIDSSRNSKSGGSGLGLAIVEKIAHLHHGQARLLKSSHGATFEICWPKP, via the coding sequence ATGGGTAGTATTTTTTTTAGAATTTACAGCAGCATGCTGTTAGCGTTTTTATCAATCGCCTTTGCTGCCTATGTGGGCATTGCCCAGGTTAATCAGTATCGGTTGAGCGAATATCTCGACCAAGTCGCAAAAGGTACCTTTACCTTAATCGCTGAAGGCTTAGCTCGTCATGAAGGGGTAAAGCAACTGCAGTGGCTTGAAGCAGTAAAACGGCTTACCCAGCTTGACCTATCTATAAAATCTTTAGCTGCATTACCATTGAGCTCTGGTGAAACCAGCCAACTGCTCAATCAACACTTTCTGATCAAGGCTAACCATAAAGAAGAACTCGCTCTGATTTATGTCAAAGTTCCTAATCAATCTCATTTGTATTTGTCCGGTAAGTTGAAAGACATTAATGAGCCGCTATCACGAGTGACCGCACTGTTAATTCTCAATGAACTCGGCCGTAACCCCAAAGAAACTCGCTTGCAAGTACTGAAACAATTGCAATCAAGGTTTGGCTTTCCCATCGCCAAGGTCGATATTTACCAGTCGGGTTTACGTGGCAGCCAAATCAATCGAATTAAAAAAGGCGACACCGTGGTATTGCTGGAGAGCACCGTTTCCGACCAGCCGAAAATTTTTGTTTATGCACCCTATGGCAATAGCGGTGATCTGTTAACACTTGGGCCAATCCCACTATTTAACTGGTACCCGAAAAACCTACTGGCATTGCTCGGTTTGCTGGCAATCTCTTTGGCAGCAGCCATGAGCTATTTGTGCGTTAAGCCGCTTGAAGGGCGTTTAAAAAAGATGACTGAGCAAGTGTCGTCACTTGGGTTACGGGGCCAGTTTTCAAAAATTGATGTAAAAGGCAGCGATGCTATTTCAGACTTTGCTCGACAAGTTAACCAAATGTCGCTGCAAATTCACAGCCTGCTGGAAAACCAACGAGAACTCACTCTGGCAGTTTCCCATGATTTGAAAACGCCAGTAGCGCGGTTAAAATTTCGAATGGCCGAGCTGGAAGAATTGTTATCTGACTATATGGATCCAATTGGCCTGCCAGATTGTGAACAGACCGTTAATGGTATTTATCGGGATATCAAACAACTGGAATCATTACTTCAAGAAATCCTCAGCTATGCCAGCCTCGACCGAATCAATAACAACATGGAACAGTCGCCGTTTGATTTGGGCGTCGAAACTCAAACCTTGGCATCAGAACTATCACTGACCTATCCAACTTTAACGATTACCCAACCAGTTGCGCCATTTACTGCATTTGGAAATCCACAGCTGATTCGCCGAGCAATTGAAAACCTGCTTTCCAATGCTTGCCGCTATGCCTCAGGCACTATTGAAATTTGCCTAAAGCAGACCAGCAACCTTTATATCGTCACCATTATTGATGACGGCCCAGGAATTGCCGAACAACAAGCACAAAAAATCTTCGAACCTTTTTATCGCATTGATAGTAGTAGAAATAGCAAGTCAGGTGGCTCAGGATTAGGGCTGGCAATTGTCGAAAAAATTGCCCATCTGCACCATGGACAAGCGCGACTATTAAAATCTTCCCATGGTGCAACTTTTGAAATATGCTGGCCTAAGCCATAA
- the mrdA gene encoding penicillin-binding protein 2, producing the protein MAEQHLKDPKEERRIVTQRSWLALIFMLLMLLMLVARMGDLQVRQYGHFETLSERNRISIQPVAPRRGLIYDRNGVLLAENLPTWSLDLVPERSKDVKQVVEALSKLIDISEQQKETFFKQLRRKRRFQEVQLRGRLTEQEVAFLSVNKHRFPEMELNARLVRHYPLGAALAHNLGYVGRINVDELTRLDATNYAATRNIGKLGVEKQYEPDLHGQIGFRRVETNVRGRVIRVLEEKPPVPGKDLVLNIDARVQLAAVDALAGRRGSVVAIDPRDGGVLAMVSSPSFDANWFVGGIDYKNYNRLKSNLDQPLFNRALRGQYPPASTFKPFMGLLGLESGTVDIHTKIQDPGWFSLPNDDHRYRDWKARGHGHVDLQHSLSQSCDTYYYHMAWQLGIDKISAFMDQFGFGRSTGIDLGEELYGILPSREWKRARYNKPWYQGETVIVGIGQGYLLSTPLQLAHATAALSMKGQQFQPRMARKMLNAEGQESPVEVVENLPIVLQKKNAWKAVIAGMEAVVHSSRGTGRRAALGASYRMAGKTGTAQVFTVAQEDEYVAEDVADRLKDHGLFTAWAPLNDPKIAIAVIVENGESGGAVAGPVARKVMDAWLLNQPDQSTFSMLPESDQQDEVAEPSIDDATEVNSNEASQ; encoded by the coding sequence GTGGCTGAGCAACATCTGAAAGACCCTAAAGAAGAACGGCGAATTGTTACCCAGCGAAGTTGGTTGGCGCTGATATTTATGCTGTTGATGCTATTAATGTTGGTTGCCCGCATGGGTGATTTACAAGTGCGTCAGTACGGCCATTTTGAAACCCTTTCTGAAAGAAATCGAATTAGTATTCAACCTGTTGCACCGCGTCGCGGCCTAATTTATGACCGTAATGGTGTACTGCTGGCGGAGAATCTACCGACTTGGTCATTGGATTTAGTGCCAGAGCGAAGCAAGGATGTTAAGCAAGTAGTCGAAGCGTTATCCAAGCTGATCGATATTTCTGAGCAGCAAAAAGAAACGTTCTTTAAGCAGCTGCGCAGGAAACGACGATTTCAAGAAGTGCAGCTTCGTGGACGTTTAACTGAGCAGGAAGTGGCTTTTTTATCGGTTAATAAACATCGGTTCCCTGAGATGGAACTCAATGCACGGCTAGTTCGTCATTATCCATTGGGCGCTGCTTTGGCACATAACTTAGGTTATGTTGGGCGAATAAACGTTGATGAACTTACTCGGCTGGATGCCACTAACTACGCTGCAACTCGTAATATCGGTAAATTAGGTGTTGAAAAACAATATGAGCCAGATCTACATGGTCAGATTGGTTTTCGTCGGGTAGAAACCAATGTTCGTGGGCGAGTGATTCGGGTTCTAGAAGAAAAACCACCGGTGCCGGGAAAAGATTTGGTGTTAAATATTGATGCTCGAGTTCAGCTGGCCGCAGTAGATGCTTTAGCAGGACGGCGGGGTTCAGTCGTCGCGATTGATCCACGTGATGGCGGTGTATTGGCGATGGTGTCATCACCCAGTTTTGATGCTAATTGGTTCGTTGGCGGGATTGATTATAAAAATTACAACCGATTAAAAAGTAATTTAGACCAACCATTATTTAACCGGGCGTTACGCGGCCAGTACCCACCAGCATCAACTTTTAAACCTTTTATGGGATTGCTAGGGTTAGAGTCAGGCACGGTAGATATCCACACTAAAATTCAGGATCCTGGCTGGTTTTCATTGCCCAATGATGATCACCGCTACCGTGACTGGAAAGCTAGGGGTCATGGTCATGTCGATCTACAACATAGTTTGTCGCAGTCTTGTGATACCTATTACTACCATATGGCTTGGCAGCTGGGCATCGATAAAATTTCAGCATTTATGGATCAATTTGGTTTTGGCCGATCTACCGGAATAGATTTAGGTGAAGAACTTTACGGTATTTTGCCGTCACGGGAATGGAAGCGAGCGCGTTATAACAAACCTTGGTATCAAGGCGAGACGGTTATTGTTGGTATCGGTCAGGGTTATCTATTGTCGACACCATTGCAATTGGCACATGCAACTGCCGCTCTATCAATGAAAGGTCAACAGTTTCAACCGCGAATGGCCAGAAAAATGCTCAATGCAGAAGGGCAAGAATCGCCGGTTGAAGTTGTTGAGAACTTGCCGATTGTATTGCAAAAGAAAAATGCTTGGAAAGCAGTCATTGCAGGAATGGAAGCGGTGGTTCATTCGTCTCGAGGAACCGGGCGGCGTGCGGCTTTAGGTGCTAGTTATCGAATGGCAGGTAAAACCGGTACTGCTCAAGTGTTTACAGTTGCGCAGGAAGATGAATATGTTGCCGAGGATGTAGCTGACCGGTTAAAAGACCATGGTTTGTTCACTGCTTGGGCACCATTAAATGATCCGAAAATTGCGATCGCAGTTATAGTTGAAAACGGAGAGTCAGGCGGTGCGGTTGCCGGGCCTGTTGCCAGAAAAGTAATGGATGCTTGGCTATTAAATCAGCCCGATCAATCCACGTTTAGTATGTTGCCAGAATCTGATCAGCAAGATGAAGTTGCTGAGCCTTCAATTGATGACGCGACTGAAGTGAACTCAAATGAGGCCAGCCAATGA
- the trhO gene encoding oxygen-dependent tRNA uridine(34) hydroxylase TrhO, whose translation MYKFVTLENFQDIRQPLLEAMKANDVRGTLLIAQEGINGTVAGSRAGIDALLAWLATDERLANIVHKESFDETMPFYRTKVKLKKEIVTMGIEGIDPKQVVGTYVKPQDWNALISDPDVILVDTRNDYEAQIGTFQGAVNPNTETFREFPQYVKENMDPTKQKKIAMFCTGGIRCEKSTAYMKEQGFEEVYHLEGGILKYLEEVPKEETMWEGECFVFDNRVAVNHDLEKGQYDQCHACRYPITEQDKLSADYLQGVSCPHCIDSCSEEQRERFKQRELQMQLAKQRGEDHLGADVKETVERHRQDKVRFREEQRSKN comes from the coding sequence ATGTATAAGTTCGTCACCCTAGAAAACTTCCAAGATATTCGCCAACCCTTATTAGAAGCAATGAAAGCCAATGACGTTCGTGGCACCCTGCTCATTGCCCAAGAAGGCATTAATGGTACGGTTGCGGGCTCCCGCGCAGGTATCGATGCACTATTAGCGTGGTTGGCGACCGACGAACGTTTAGCCAATATCGTCCATAAAGAATCCTTTGATGAGACCATGCCCTTCTACCGCACTAAGGTGAAGCTGAAGAAAGAAATCGTCACCATGGGCATTGAAGGCATCGATCCAAAACAGGTTGTAGGTACTTATGTTAAGCCACAAGACTGGAATGCCTTAATCTCAGATCCTGACGTTATTTTGGTCGATACCCGTAACGATTACGAAGCCCAAATTGGTACTTTCCAAGGCGCTGTAAACCCCAATACGGAGACTTTTCGTGAATTTCCGCAGTACGTAAAAGAGAATATGGATCCGACTAAGCAAAAGAAAATCGCCATGTTCTGTACCGGCGGCATTCGCTGTGAGAAATCGACGGCCTACATGAAAGAACAAGGCTTCGAGGAGGTATATCACCTTGAAGGCGGCATTCTAAAATATCTAGAAGAAGTGCCAAAAGAAGAAACCATGTGGGAAGGTGAGTGCTTTGTCTTTGATAACCGCGTCGCGGTCAACCACGACCTAGAAAAAGGTCAATACGACCAGTGTCACGCTTGTCGCTACCCAATTACTGAACAAGATAAATTGAGCGCCGACTATCTGCAAGGCGTTAGCTGCCCACACTGCATTGATAGCTGCAGCGAAGAGCAACGTGAGCGTTTCAAGCAACGTGAATTGCAAATGCAGTTGGCTAAACAGCGCGGCGAAGATCACTTAGGCGCTGATGTTAAAGAAACAGTTGAAAGACATCGCCAAGATAAAGTACGTTTCCGTGAAGAGCAGCGTTCTAAAAACTAA
- the rlmH gene encoding 23S rRNA (pseudouridine(1915)-N(3))-methyltransferase RlmH: MQIHLIAVGSKMPGWVVEGYQEYARRMPSDYRVTLVEIPAGKRGKNADIKRITEKEGELMLAAIPKGARVVAMEVGGKSWDTPGLARQMEKWHDEGRDLVLLVGGPEGLAPACVARADLKWSLSPLTMPHPLVRVVLGEQLYRAWSLIHNHPYHRE; encoded by the coding sequence ATGCAGATCCACTTAATTGCAGTTGGCTCGAAAATGCCCGGCTGGGTAGTTGAAGGCTACCAAGAATATGCCCGAAGAATGCCTAGCGACTACCGTGTGACACTGGTGGAAATTCCAGCAGGAAAGCGCGGTAAAAACGCTGATATCAAACGTATTACTGAAAAGGAAGGTGAGCTAATGCTGGCGGCCATTCCGAAAGGTGCACGTGTAGTGGCAATGGAGGTTGGCGGTAAGAGTTGGGATACTCCAGGGCTAGCTCGGCAAATGGAGAAGTGGCACGATGAAGGCCGTGATCTAGTATTGCTGGTTGGTGGTCCAGAAGGATTAGCACCGGCATGTGTAGCTCGAGCTGATTTAAAATGGTCGCTTTCGCCTTTGACTATGCCGCATCCATTAGTCAGAGTGGTGCTTGGTGAGCAGCTCTATCGCGCATGGAGTTTGATCCACAATCATCCTTATCACAGGGAATAG
- the mltB gene encoding lytic murein transglycosylase B, protein MIKKTLAILLAGSMAFAANADPRSDFVDTMVNKHNFDRAKMQSWIDQSVHKQRIIDAISRPAEGKAWYQYRKIFLGKKRIDQGVDFYQKNKLTLDAAAKKYGVDPLVITAIIGVETRYGKHAGGYRVIDSLATLGFSYPKRSKFFLSELEQFFLLCREQGFDPLKPMGSYAGAMGKGQFIASSYRHYAVDGDGDQVVDLFDNTADAIFSVAAYFKRHGWKAGEPVAITSEINYKPWPGLVNRKLKPDLILGELREAGVPDIPKQWSDKMPARLLELRQKDKKEYWTTLHNFYVITRYNHSALYAMAVWQLSREIEKGLN, encoded by the coding sequence ATGATTAAAAAGACTTTGGCGATTTTGCTGGCCGGTTCCATGGCCTTTGCAGCCAATGCAGATCCTCGTTCTGACTTTGTCGACACTATGGTCAATAAGCACAATTTTGACCGAGCTAAAATGCAAAGCTGGATAGATCAATCGGTTCACAAACAAAGAATTATTGACGCGATCAGTCGACCTGCTGAGGGTAAAGCCTGGTATCAATACCGCAAAATTTTTCTCGGTAAAAAACGAATCGATCAAGGTGTTGATTTTTATCAAAAGAATAAATTAACGCTTGATGCAGCAGCTAAAAAATATGGTGTCGATCCATTAGTGATTACCGCAATCATTGGTGTCGAAACCCGTTATGGCAAACATGCTGGTGGCTATCGAGTGATCGACTCTCTGGCGACTTTGGGTTTTAGTTATCCTAAACGCAGTAAATTCTTTTTATCGGAACTAGAGCAGTTCTTTTTGCTATGTCGCGAACAAGGGTTTGATCCATTAAAGCCGATGGGCTCATATGCCGGTGCGATGGGTAAAGGTCAGTTTATTGCCAGTAGTTATCGCCATTACGCGGTAGATGGCGATGGCGACCAGGTAGTCGATCTGTTTGATAACACTGCAGATGCAATCTTCTCAGTAGCCGCATATTTTAAGCGTCATGGTTGGAAGGCGGGTGAGCCCGTTGCGATCACTAGTGAGATAAACTACAAACCATGGCCCGGTCTGGTGAACAGAAAGCTCAAGCCTGATCTTATTCTGGGTGAATTAAGAGAAGCCGGTGTTCCAGATATTCCAAAGCAGTGGTCAGATAAAATGCCTGCTCGCCTGCTAGAGTTAAGGCAGAAAGATAAAAAAGAATACTGGACCACATTACATAACTTTTATGTAATCACTCGATATAACCATAGCGCCTTATATGCCATGGCAGTTTGGCAGTTAAGTCGGGAAATTGAAAAAGGACTGAATTAA
- the rodA gene encoding rod shape-determining protein RodA produces the protein MIKDFQRKLDGQASMTSTPLSHRLHIDLPLFGLLLALLSLGLLVLYSASNQSLAMIRSQGIRIVAGLLVMIVVAQLNPRIIRQWAPVVYAISLSMLVAVLLVGVEGKGAQRWLDVGVARVQPSELMKLAMPCMIAWWMHKRRLPPDLKSVAFSLVLLALPAVLILKQPDLGTTILVFAAGFFVLLFAGLRIRWLIYSAIVAIPAVVAFWFFVMRDYQKQRVYTFLDPERDPLGAGYHIIQSKIAIGSGGVFGKGWTQGTQSQLEFLPERHTDFIFSVFSEELGLAGIVILLTLYFLIIARGLFIAMQGPDSFSRLLGGSIVCTFFVYVFVNIGMVSGLLPVVGVPLPLVSYGGTSMVTLLLSFGMLMSIGTHPRRISG, from the coding sequence ATGATTAAGGATTTCCAACGTAAACTGGATGGCCAAGCCAGCATGACCAGTACGCCGCTGTCCCATCGGCTTCATATAGATTTACCTCTATTTGGTTTGTTGTTGGCATTGCTTAGCTTGGGATTATTGGTGTTATACAGTGCTAGCAACCAGAGTCTGGCGATGATTCGAAGCCAAGGCATTCGAATTGTTGCCGGTTTATTAGTGATGATCGTGGTGGCCCAGCTTAATCCGAGAATTATTCGACAATGGGCTCCTGTGGTTTATGCCATTAGCCTATCAATGCTAGTAGCCGTTTTATTAGTGGGTGTGGAAGGCAAGGGTGCCCAGCGTTGGTTGGATGTGGGGGTTGCTCGAGTTCAGCCTTCAGAACTAATGAAGTTGGCCATGCCTTGCATGATCGCTTGGTGGATGCATAAGCGGCGTTTGCCACCAGACTTAAAGTCAGTGGCGTTTAGCTTGGTACTATTAGCATTGCCCGCAGTGCTGATTTTAAAACAGCCTGACCTAGGCACGACTATTTTGGTATTCGCTGCCGGTTTTTTTGTATTGCTGTTTGCTGGGCTGCGTATTCGTTGGCTGATTTATTCGGCAATTGTTGCGATTCCTGCAGTGGTTGCTTTCTGGTTTTTTGTGATGCGTGATTATCAGAAGCAGCGGGTGTATACCTTTTTAGATCCAGAGCGAGATCCGCTGGGTGCTGGTTATCATATTATCCAGTCGAAAATTGCGATAGGTTCTGGCGGTGTATTTGGTAAAGGCTGGACTCAGGGTACTCAGTCGCAGCTAGAATTTTTGCCAGAGCGGCATACCGATTTTATCTTTTCGGTATTTAGTGAAGAATTAGGTTTAGCAGGCATTGTGATTTTACTGACGCTTTATTTCTTGATTATCGCCCGTGGACTCTTTATAGCAATGCAAGGCCCCGACAGTTTTAGTCGCTTGCTAGGTGGTAGCATTGTCTGTACGTTTTTTGTTTATGTTTTCGTCAATATTGGAATGGTCAGTGGCTTGCTGCCGGTGGTAGGGGTGCCTTTGCCATTGGTGAGTTATGGCGGAACCTCGATGGTGACCCTATTACTAAGCTTCGGTATGCTGATGTCTATAGGTACCCATCCAAGACGGATTAGTGGTTAA